The Funiculus sociatus GB2-C1 genomic interval TATACGACTCGGAAAATGTTATCTGTTACAACAAACAATCGCTCACCAAACTCGTGAAGGCGATCGCCCTCTCTCAGGGAGACTTTTCTTTAATATTGGTTTCCTGTAACAATCCAGAGTTGCAGGAGCAAGTTATGGAACGGCTGCGAGAAATCTCAGAAGTAGAAATTCAAGAAATCGTTTTGTATCCCTCGGTAAGGACGCTTTATACAACTATAGAGGCAACAATTGAGGATCACCAGCAGCCACAAGCTTTAATGGTCTATGGTTTAGACTCCGTGGTGGATATCCATGAATTACTAAGTGCGACGAACCACGTCCGGAATGAGTTCCGCAAACGATTTACTTTTCCTCTAGTGTTGTGGGTGAGCGACGAAATACTCTTAAAGGTGATGCGGCTAGCACCCGATTTTAAAAGCTGGGCTACTAAAATTCGATTTGAGGTTCCTAAAAGCCACTCAATAGAGAGGACAGCTATCAGCGCTTGACTGAAGGAGCCATAGCGAGTGAAATGTTTCTTTTGTTCGTTATGTTTTAGTTACCCACAGCCCGTATTAAATCGCCGTAACACTGGCTAATGGGTGGGCATTGCTCACCCTAGTCATCCAAGTTGGGATTTTGCTCCCGGCGCAGAAGTTTTTGGGACTCCAAAATTAAATAGTTACTGGAGATTCCACATAAATTGTGGGTTCCTGCATTTTAAAATCTATTCCATACGTTATTAGTTCCTTAGAAATTTTCTCATTTGCTAATTCTAGTAAATGCTTCCGCAGTTGAATTGAATTTTCACTTGAACCCAGGATAAAGAACGTTACTCTTGCTCTAGTTGTTTGCTTTTCAGAATTACTTGCTAACGTAATATTTGTACTACCTGGATCGATCCCAAACACAGAATTTGTACTTTCACTGATGACTTGCTCTACCAGTGCCTTTTCGCTATCTTCCAACAATCGGAAAAAGTCAAGGTTTAGCAAAACCATCACTTTTTTACCCATTGTCACGTTCTCTATTTCCAGATTTGCTAATGTGGAATTTGGCACGATATATAAGGTACTTTTAGCCGCAGTGCGAATCTTGGTGGAACGCAAACCAATCGACTCTACCCTACCAAATAACCCTCCGGGTACGTTGCCAACCGAAGGTAAACGAATATAATCTCCAGGGACAAAAGGGCGATCTAAATACAACACAATTGTACCCAAAAGCTGTTCCAAGGTTTTTTGGGCAGCAAAAGCTACCGCTAACCCGCCAATCCCCAAACTTGTCATCAAGCCAATCAAATTAAATTGCTGGCTTTGGGCAAAAGCTAAAATAGAAATGAAGCCAATTACAACATTTACTATAGCCTCAATTACTAGAATCAGTTCATCAAAATCCCGCGCAAACTTGCCGAGTAAATCAACTCCATAAACTCGGATAAATTGCCGAAATAGGCGCGATAATAACCAGGCAACGCTAAGAATTACAGCTAAATCTAAAAAAGGCTTGATTAACTGGTATAAAAATTTATATTCTTCCACCCATGTTAGAGAGAAAGAAATAAGAATTAACGTTCCAGCTATTTTAAACTGATTTTTTATTGGCTCAATTAGATTGTCATAAATAATTGTTACTCGCTGAGGTGAAAAGCGACGCAGGATTAATTTGGCAATGCCAGGAGTATATCTTCCCAGCACCAGAGATAAGAGAACAAACAGCAAGAAGATGACTGGCTTGGAAATATCGATCTGAAAAACCTGTTTACTGATATCGGCAAAATTAAGATTAGATAGTAATGGGTGAATCCACATAAATTGTTGGGTCTTCAATGTCGAAGGCAATATCGTAATATTTTAATTTTTCTGTAATATTTTCAGTTGCAATATCGAATAGTTGCCGCCGCAGTCCCATTGATACATCGCTAGAACCCAGAATAAAGAAAGCAATCTGAGCTTGCGTTTTTACGTCATTTGCACTATTCAATTCTCTAAAATTGACATCTGTGTTCCGGGAGTCTATCCCAAAAATATCGCTGGTACTATTCAGAATAACTTGCCGAATTAAGGCTTGTTCTTCTTTTTCGATTGTCCGATGAAAGTTTAAGTATACAAGAGCCATTACTTTTTTGGCTCCGGTAAAGTTTTCAATATTAACTTGAGTCAGCGAACTATTGGGTACTATTATCAATGTTCCTTTGCCAGAGGTGCGAATTTTAGTAGAACGCAAGCCAATTGACTCAACTCTGCCAAAGATGCCATCGGGTAAGCCAATGTAATCATCGACCACAAAGGGACGATCTAAATAAATGACAATACCGCCCAATATTTGTTCTAAGGTTTTTTGGGCAGCAAAAGCAACTGCTAATCCGCCAATTCCTAAAGAAGCTACTAAACCAAAAATATTGATTTTATGAGTTTCAGAAAATATGATTATGGTAAAAAAGATTATGCTTAAGTTCGCTAGTAGTTTAACTAGAAGAAGTATTTCGCTGTTGACCTTATGCCCGCTGTTGATGGCAGCATCTAAAAGATAAATATCAAAAATCTGCTTGAACAGCCGTGAAGCTAACCAACTAGCTGCGATCGCTAGTGATAAACTGATTGGGAGTTCTATTAAATTCGACTGAGGAAATCCTGGGATTAAGTGTATGGTAGTGTCGAGGGTAGCTAATCCAATGACACCTACCAATAAACCCTCGTAAGGCTTAACGACTTTTTGATAAGCTGCAACTTGGGGAGAAATTAAGTGCATTGGCAAAAATCCAATAACGTAGG includes:
- a CDS encoding mechanosensitive ion channel family protein produces the protein MWIHPLLSNLNFADISKQVFQIDISKPVIFLLFVLLSLVLGRYTPGIAKLILRRFSPQRVTIIYDNLIEPIKNQFKIAGTLILISFSLTWVEEYKFLYQLIKPFLDLAVILSVAWLLSRLFRQFIRVYGVDLLGKFARDFDELILVIEAIVNVVIGFISILAFAQSQQFNLIGLMTSLGIGGLAVAFAAQKTLEQLLGTIVLYLDRPFVPGDYIRLPSVGNVPGGLFGRVESIGLRSTKIRTAAKSTLYIVPNSTLANLEIENVTMGKKVMVLLNLDFFRLLEDSEKALVEQVISESTNSVFGIDPGSTNITLASNSEKQTTRARVTFFILGSSENSIQLRKHLLELANEKISKELITYGIDFKMQEPTIYVESPVTI
- a CDS encoding mechanosensitive ion channel family protein; protein product: MHLISPQVAAYQKVVKPYEGLLVGVIGLATLDTTIHLIPGFPQSNLIELPISLSLAIAASWLASRLFKQIFDIYLLDAAINSGHKVNSEILLLVKLLANLSIIFFTIIIFSETHKINIFGLVASLGIGGLAVAFAAQKTLEQILGGIVIYLDRPFVVDDYIGLPDGIFGRVESIGLRSTKIRTSGKGTLIIVPNSSLTQVNIENFTGAKKVMALVYLNFHRTIEKEEQALIRQVILNSTSDIFGIDSRNTDVNFRELNSANDVKTQAQIAFFILGSSDVSMGLRRQLFDIATENITEKLKYYDIAFDIEDPTIYVDSPITI